The region GCTGCGCGATCTGGATCGCCTGCTCGCAGAAGAAACCGGCCTTCCGGTGCTCGTCGCCGAAGACCCGCTGACGTGCGTCGTGCGCGGCTCGGGCATGGCGCTCGAACGTATGGACAAGCTGGGCAGCATCTTCTCGTACGAGTAAGCGAGCCCGTCTCCATGCCAGTAGCGCGGATCAGGCAAACGGCCCATTGTGGGCCGGTTTGCCGTTGGCTGGGCTTACCAGCCGCCGCGCACTGAACGCGCGTCCCTCGCGCGCCGCCGTCTCACCCAACCGCTCACGCCCCCGGCGCCGACCATGGAATACAGTCCGCCGCCCCTGTTCAAGCAAGGCCCGTCCGCGCTCGCACGGCTGGTGTTTTTCGTCGTGCTGGCGCTGGCCCTGCTGATCTCCGATGCACGCTTCAAAACGCTCGAAATCGTTCGCGGCGTGCTCGGCGCGGGTCTTTATCCGTTGCAACGCGCGGCTCTCGTGCCGCGCGACGTCTTCATGGGCGCGGCCGACCTGGCCGTGACCAGCGCCACATTGCGCCACGAAAACGACAAACTGCGCACCAAAAATCTCCAACTGTCGCAGCAAGCCAATACGGCCGCCGAACTGGCCGCCGAAAACACCCACTTGCGCGCGCTGCTGCAACTGTCGCAGCGCTCGACCACGCAATCGCTGCCCGCCGAAATCCAGTACGACACGCGCGACCCGTTCACGCAGAAGGTGGTGATCGGCCGCGGCGCGCAGCAAGGCATCCAGAACGGCTCGCCAGTCGTCAACGAAGACGGCGTGATCGGTCAGGTGACGCGTGTGTTCCCGCTGCAAGCCGAAGTAACGCTGCTGACCGACAAGGATCAGGCGGTGCCCGTGCAGATCGTGCGCACCGGCTTGCGCAGCGTGATTTACGGCACGCCGAAGGGCGATACGCTCGACCTGCGCTTCGTGCCGATCAGCGCCGACGTGCAAACCGGCGACGAACTCGTCACCAGCGGGCTCGACGGCGTTTATCCGCCGGGTCTGCCCGTCGCCAAGGTAGTTCGGGTCGATAAACAGGCGGATACGGCGTTTGCCCGCGTGATCTGCCTGCCGGTCGCACCGGTGCGCGGCGCGCGTCAGTTGCTGGTGCTGCACTATCTGAACAATGTGCCGCCGCGTCCGGCGGAAGAGCCCGATGCGGCCACCACCGCAAAGGACGCGAAGAAGAAGGGCGCGAAACCCGCGGACAGCAAGGCCGCCGCGGACAAATCCGCCGCGAGACCCGCCGAGAAATCGCCGCCGGCCAAACCCGCTGCAGCGGAGAAGAAACCGGCCGCCGACAAGAACGCGAAGCCGCCAGCCAAGCCGGGGGCCCAGCCATGAACCGTCCGCAATACATCCTGCAGCCGGTCAACCCGTACTTCATCGCGTTTAGCCTCGCTGCGGCGTTTTTGCTGAACCTGATGCCGTGGGGGCGCCTCGTCGGCGTGCCTGATTTCGTGGCGCTCGTGCTGCTGTTCTGGAACGTGCACCAGCCGCGCAAGGTCGGCATGGGCATCGCGTTTTTCCTCGGTTTGCTGATGGACGTGCATAACGCCAGTCTGCTCGGCGAACACGCGCTGGCTTATACGCTGCTGTCGTACGGCGCGATTACGATCCATCGCCGTGTGCTGTGGATGTCGCTCGGCGTGCAGGCCTTTGCGGTGATGCCGCTACTGGTCGTCGCGCAACTGGTGCCGTTCGTGATCCGTTTGCTGACGGGCGCGGCGTTTCCGGGCTGGGGTTACCTGATCGACGGCTTCGTTGAAGCCGCGCTGTGGCCGATCGCCAGCGTACTGCTGTTGATGCCGCAGCGCCGCGCGGCCGATCCGGACGATACGCGACCGATTTAACCATGCAACGCGCGCGCCGGCCGATCTGATGGAACCCGGGTTCCCGGCCCGCTCGACGCGCATCGCTGTTCATGCCTCCCGGTTCCGGCCGGATTGGGCGCACACTCATGACGGCCGTCACACGGCCTTTTGCAGAATCGCATGACCGAATTCAAGGACACCCAGCAACAGCTCTCGAAGTTCCGCCTGCGCGTCGCGGCGGCGGGTCTGTTCGTGTTCGTGTGCTTCGGGCTGATCGGGTTCCGTTTCCTGTTCCTGCAGGTTTGGCACTACAGCAAGTACTCGCTGCAAGCGGACGAAAACCGCATCTCGGTCGCACCGATCGTGCCGAACCGCGGCATCATCACCGACCGCAACGGCGTGGTGCTGGCCAAGAACTACTCCGCATACACGCTCGAAATCACCGCGTCGAAGCTGAACGACACGCTCGAAAACGTGATCGACAACCTGGCCACGGTGGTTTCGATCGACGCACGCGACCGGCGCCGCTTCAAGAAGCTGCAGGAA is a window of Paraburkholderia sp. IMGN_8 DNA encoding:
- the mreD gene encoding rod shape-determining protein MreD; the protein is MNRPQYILQPVNPYFIAFSLAAAFLLNLMPWGRLVGVPDFVALVLLFWNVHQPRKVGMGIAFFLGLLMDVHNASLLGEHALAYTLLSYGAITIHRRVLWMSLGVQAFAVMPLLVVAQLVPFVIRLLTGAAFPGWGYLIDGFVEAALWPIASVLLLMPQRRAADPDDTRPI
- the mreC gene encoding rod shape-determining protein MreC gives rise to the protein MEYSPPPLFKQGPSALARLVFFVVLALALLISDARFKTLEIVRGVLGAGLYPLQRAALVPRDVFMGAADLAVTSATLRHENDKLRTKNLQLSQQANTAAELAAENTHLRALLQLSQRSTTQSLPAEIQYDTRDPFTQKVVIGRGAQQGIQNGSPVVNEDGVIGQVTRVFPLQAEVTLLTDKDQAVPVQIVRTGLRSVIYGTPKGDTLDLRFVPISADVQTGDELVTSGLDGVYPPGLPVAKVVRVDKQADTAFARVICLPVAPVRGARQLLVLHYLNNVPPRPAEEPDAATTAKDAKKKGAKPADSKAAADKSAARPAEKSPPAKPAAAEKKPAADKNAKPPAKPGAQP